Proteins co-encoded in one Scatophagus argus isolate fScaArg1 chromosome 11, fScaArg1.pri, whole genome shotgun sequence genomic window:
- the dap1b gene encoding death associated protein 1b, with protein MVQQLSKSGAKETPVLKAGHPPAVKAGGKRVAKKTLEENASHGTPEKETKRSDKLSRPLATSNRMQQVGILLAGTLDKLSHDFPETPVSVRHSKVRPAVEKPHLPRTFFIQQPRKF; from the exons ATGGTGCAGCAACTCTCCAAATCCGGAGCGAAGGAGACTCCTGTGCTGAAAGCGGGCCACCCGCCGGCAG TGAAGGCAGGAGGTAAACGAGTGGCCAAGAAAACTTTGGAAGAAAATGCCTCCCATGGGACCCCAGAGAAAGAGACCAAGAGGTCTGATAAATTGAG CCGGCCTCTCGCCACATCCAACAGGATGCAACAAGTTGGCATTCTTCTGGCAGGAACTCTTGACaag CTGAGCCACGACTTTCCAGAGACACCGGTGAGCGTGAGGCACAGCAAGGTGCGACCTGCAGTGGAGAAGCCCCACTTGCCTCGGACCTTTTTCATCCAGCAGCCCAGGAAGTTTTGA